A portion of the Mycobacterium paraseoulense genome contains these proteins:
- a CDS encoding nuclear transport factor 2 family protein produces the protein MNNDVTLSELQEFIGEFWYHYDEAHYAELAARYAHDVRYVTRSDSGASPFEELMSPELNGRDAVIQWLSQHRKQSPYPLRHHATNVHRTGADGDVTRARFYILVNQIANFVPFAVSSGVVDVAVRRGDNGLQFTEMDVVLDATNSVLLADLHAGSAAPS, from the coding sequence ATGAACAACGACGTCACGCTGTCGGAGCTGCAGGAGTTCATCGGCGAGTTCTGGTACCACTACGACGAGGCCCACTACGCCGAGCTGGCGGCGAGATATGCCCATGACGTGCGCTACGTGACTCGAAGCGACTCGGGCGCAAGTCCTTTCGAGGAACTCATGTCGCCCGAGCTCAACGGCCGCGACGCGGTGATCCAGTGGTTGTCCCAGCATCGCAAGCAGAGCCCGTACCCGTTGCGTCACCACGCCACCAACGTCCACCGCACCGGCGCCGACGGTGACGTCACCCGCGCGCGGTTCTACATCCTCGTCAACCAGATCGCCAATTTCGTGCCGTTCGCGGTGTCCAGCGGGGTTGTCGACGTCGCCGTCCGGCGCGGCGACAATGGGCTGCAATTCACCGAGATGGACGTCGTGCTCGACGCGACCAACTCGGTGTTGCTGGCGGACCTGCATGCCGGCAGCGCCGCCCCGTCATGA
- a CDS encoding acyl-CoA dehydrogenase family protein, giving the protein MSTWPSVDQALADMMAAVFAGHREKLAGATVVERGSGLWHQVAELGLLRLTGAAEHGGSGAGWYEAAELMSAAVRSGIRIPLAEHDVLACWLLEAGGLAADRAPRTVCLVDRHGVATHVPWASTAERVVVVWRAGGQYRVTDVAAELLTITPGTNLIGEPRDTVSAELPGLPGTAIGPNLVTQLRLKSGLVRAIQVCAALDEILRLCIQHVTSRTQFGRPLSKFQGVAHLVSDVAAEAALARAATEAALTAGVTGKWSSPHLEFLVAAARSCAGHATSVVVRNAHQVHGAIGTTREHRLHEFTRAALAWRSEFGSMRYWDDVVADTAMHASAGGLWSLVTE; this is encoded by the coding sequence GTGAGCACCTGGCCTTCCGTCGACCAAGCCCTGGCCGACATGATGGCTGCCGTCTTTGCCGGTCACCGCGAAAAGCTCGCGGGCGCAACGGTCGTCGAGCGCGGCTCTGGCCTGTGGCACCAGGTCGCCGAGCTCGGTCTGCTGCGCCTCACCGGCGCGGCCGAGCACGGCGGCAGCGGGGCCGGCTGGTACGAGGCGGCCGAGCTCATGTCGGCGGCGGTGCGCAGCGGTATACGAATCCCCCTGGCGGAGCACGACGTCTTGGCATGCTGGCTCCTGGAGGCCGGCGGGTTGGCCGCCGACCGCGCACCCCGGACGGTGTGCCTGGTCGACAGGCACGGCGTCGCGACGCACGTGCCATGGGCGAGCACGGCCGAACGCGTGGTGGTCGTATGGCGCGCCGGCGGGCAATATCGCGTCACCGACGTCGCGGCCGAGCTGCTCACCATCACCCCCGGCACCAACCTGATCGGGGAACCACGCGACACCGTGTCCGCCGAGCTCCCCGGCTTGCCGGGAACGGCCATCGGCCCGAACCTGGTCACCCAGCTGCGGCTGAAGTCGGGGTTGGTGCGGGCGATCCAGGTGTGTGCCGCCCTGGACGAAATACTGCGACTCTGCATCCAGCACGTGACCTCACGAACCCAGTTCGGGCGCCCGTTGTCGAAATTCCAGGGCGTTGCGCACCTGGTCTCCGACGTTGCCGCCGAGGCCGCGCTCGCCCGGGCCGCAACCGAGGCGGCGTTGACGGCCGGCGTCACGGGAAAGTGGTCGAGCCCGCACCTGGAATTCCTTGTGGCCGCGGCGCGTTCGTGTGCGGGCCACGCGACATCGGTGGTGGTGCGAAACGCGCACCAAGTGCACGGCGCCATCGGCACCACCCGCGAGCACCGCCTGCATGAATTCACCAGGGCCGCCCTCGCGTGGCGATCGGAGTTCGGTTCGATGCGCTACTGGGACGACGTCGTCGCCGACACCGCCATGCACGCGAGCGCCGGGGGCCTGTGGAGCCTCGTCACCGAGTGA
- a CDS encoding SDR family NAD(P)-dependent oxidoreductase: protein MTARDAFAGGVAVITGAGSGIGAGLARHAHRLGMTVVLADIDADGVAALRDELCAAGGTAVDIVCDVRDPDAVQGLADRVYRDFGAARLLVNNAGIEQFGYLWDTPVPNWRRVVDVNISGVFHGVRAFLPKMMAADERAWVWNVASVGAVVTMPLQTPYIVSKHAVLAMTECLCAEVQMAGHDHHIQVQAVLPGPVVSHIFESAGGVDAAEGADIGAAETHRETMLDIKADAMDPLAAAETLFQQAAEGRFYLLTHPAYVGAAMAERAEVLATQRRPVLRTERRFSANQR, encoded by the coding sequence ATGACCGCCCGCGACGCATTCGCCGGGGGCGTCGCCGTCATCACCGGGGCTGGATCCGGGATCGGTGCCGGTTTGGCGCGGCACGCCCACCGGCTGGGCATGACCGTGGTGCTCGCCGACATCGACGCCGACGGCGTCGCGGCGCTGCGCGACGAACTGTGCGCGGCCGGCGGCACGGCCGTCGACATCGTCTGCGACGTCCGTGACCCCGATGCGGTGCAGGGGCTCGCGGACCGGGTCTATCGGGATTTCGGCGCGGCGCGGCTGCTGGTGAACAACGCGGGCATCGAACAATTCGGCTATCTGTGGGACACGCCGGTGCCGAACTGGCGGCGCGTCGTCGACGTCAACATCAGCGGAGTCTTCCACGGCGTGCGGGCATTTCTGCCGAAAATGATGGCCGCCGACGAGCGGGCGTGGGTGTGGAACGTCGCGTCAGTCGGCGCCGTCGTGACGATGCCGTTGCAGACGCCCTACATCGTGAGCAAGCACGCTGTGCTCGCCATGACCGAATGCCTCTGCGCCGAGGTCCAAATGGCGGGACACGACCACCACATACAGGTGCAGGCGGTGTTGCCGGGGCCGGTCGTGTCCCACATCTTCGAATCCGCCGGCGGTGTCGATGCCGCGGAGGGCGCTGACATCGGCGCCGCTGAGACGCACCGCGAGACCATGCTGGACATCAAAGCGGACGCGATGGACCCGCTGGCGGCCGCCGAAACACTGTTCCAACAGGCCGCCGAGGGCCGTTTCTACCTGCTCACACATCCGGCATATGTCGGGGCGGCGATGGCGGAGCGCGCCGAAGTGCTTGCCACGCAACGACGGCCGGTACTGCGCACGGAACGCCGGTTCAGTGCCAACCAGCGCTGA